TCAAATCTGGGGCGGCGAACTGCACGAAAATCGCTGCGATGCCGTCATACGCCGCACTTGGCCACGCGAAGCCGTCGCAATCGGCAAGCTGGTAGTTCACGCTGACTCCGGCTGACGCGGCAAGTTTGCTCGCTTTCGCCAGACCCACCTCCGAGATGTCGAAGGCGTCGACCTGAAATCCCTGCCGGGCGAGCCAGACGCTGTTGCGGCCTTCTCCGTCGGCGACGCAGAGAATGCGACTGCGGTACGGGAACGTGCCGACATGGCGGCGCAGCCATTGATTGGGTTCGGTTCCGAAAACGAAATCATCGCCTTCGAATCGTCGGTTCCAGCGGCCGGCGTCGGCGTCTGGCGGTACGTTCGTGACCATCGGCAGTCCCACTTTGAAGATGACAAGCGTGTTTGTTGGCAGCCGCAAGGAGCTTGCGAGCTCCTCGGTATCAGCTTGCGAACCCTTGATCGCAAGTTAGGTGAACTGGAAGCCGGATCGTAGTTCATCAGCCCGTCAGACGCGGCAGGCGCGTGAGCAGGGGACGATCGCGCCGGCGGCTCGATACCGTCTCGCACGAACCGCGCTGGCACAGGCTCGACCGCCTGTTTGTTATCGTCTCGCCAAAGTGATAGCAACACGGGGCGGCCTTGCGGCATGACGCCGTGGCCGCCGATGTAACGGACCGAATTGGTCGATTGAGGAATATGCGGACGAATATGGCAACCAAGCGTGCACGCAGCAGGTCTTCGCTCGAGCCTGACGCGTTGCTCGAGAAGGCTCACAAGGCAAGCGAATTCCTCAAGGCGCTGTCGCACGAAGCGCGGCTTGCCATTCTGTGTCTGCTGCTTGACGGAGAGAAGTCCGTCAGCAGCATTGAGGATTCGCTGCAGCTCCGCCAGCCGACGGTGTCGCAGCAACTTGCCCGGCTGCGCGCGGACGATCTCGTCAAGGTGCGCCGGGACGGCAGGAACGTGTATTATTCGGTCTCGCGGCCGGAAGTGATCGAGGTCATGTCCGCTCTCTATCGCGCTTTCTGCTAGGTGGCACTGATGGAGTCTCGCTGCCCGCGGGGATCGTCCGTCAGGCGGAGCCGGGGACAGCGGCGACTGTGTTTTCTGC
This region of Bradyrhizobium sp. SZCCHNS1050 genomic DNA includes:
- a CDS encoding class I SAM-dependent methyltransferase — encoded protein: MRLPTNTLVIFKVGLPMVTNVPPDADAGRWNRRFEGDDFVFGTEPNQWLRRHVGTFPYRSRILCVADGEGRNSVWLARQGFQVDAFDISEVGLAKASKLAASAGVSVNYQLADCDGFAWPSAAYDGIAAIFVQFAAPDLRKRLFARMIASLKPGGTLILQGYTPKQLEYKTGGPSALSHLYTETMLREAFRELEIIELREYETELSEGSGHHGRSALIGMVAHRPS
- a CDS encoding metalloregulator ArsR/SmtB family transcription factor; this translates as MATKRARSRSSLEPDALLEKAHKASEFLKALSHEARLAILCLLLDGEKSVSSIEDSLQLRQPTVSQQLARLRADDLVKVRRDGRNVYYSVSRPEVIEVMSALYRAFC